In Acanthochromis polyacanthus isolate Apoly-LR-REF ecotype Palm Island chromosome 18, KAUST_Apoly_ChrSc, whole genome shotgun sequence, the following proteins share a genomic window:
- the thnsl2 gene encoding threonine synthase-like 2 isoform X1, whose product MACEMKYCSTRGGVHGWDFRDVLFSGFAPDGGMFMPESLPVLSSDTLRCWKGLPYTKLVVEVASLFIPTQLIPRDDLEVLVGEALSGFSVPEVVRIVRLKNGLFVLELFHGDTLAFKDLAMTCTVRFLDYFLRKENRRAMVVVGTSGDTGGSAIQSAKGIPGLDVVVVYPRGRITPVQERHMISCVQDNIHVFAADGSSDDIDKPLRHLFADQDLVKSHGLMSLNSVNFSRVMIQLAHFIYAYLELSGMEQTDADAALPELDVVVPTGGAGNIAAGYIVKQMGLPLKLVAMVNSNDIVHRTVTTGDFSMAANVTQTLAPAIDIQDPYNMERVFWLLLGRNGASVKIMMEEFQRSHRHSLPENHRKLLSQVLSTGTVTDEGILEIMRRCWNENEYVLCPHSAVAVWHHYHCPHSPGVNRCYVATASPAKFQATVQRAGLTFDLPEEVLALNKLPTRYQNLERSHSWCKDWEDRLREFIQSVSVVRKNGGTYYTGN is encoded by the exons atg GCTTGCGAAATGAAGTACTGTAGTACTCGTGGTGGGGTCCATGGATGGGACTTCCGGGATGTACTGTTCTCAGGCTTCGCACCAGACGGAGGGATGTTCATGCCAGAGAGTTTGCCTGTACTTAGCTCAGACACCCTGAGGTGCTGGAAGGGGCTGCCTTACACTAAACTGGTGGTGGAGGTTGCCTCATTGTTCATTCCCACTCAGTTGATCCCCAGAGATGATCTTGAAG TCCTAGTGGGTGAAGCCCTGTCTGGTTTCTCTGTGCCTGAGGTTGTCAGAATTGTCCGACTGAAGAACGGTTTGTTTGTCTTGGAGCTCTTTCATGGAGACACCTTGGCCTTTAAGGACTTAGCTATGACCTGCACTGTGCGCTTCCTCGACTACTTCCTGCGAAAAGAGAATCGCAGAGCTATGGTCGTTGTag GTACATCAGGGGACACTGGTGGCTCAGCCATCCAGAGTGCAAAAGGTATCCCTGGGTTGGATGTGGTGGTGGTTTACCCCCGAGGACGCATCACTCCAGTACAAGAGAGACACATGATCTCCTGCGTGCAGGATAATATCCATGTGTTTGCAG cGGACGGCAGCTCAGATGACATAGACAAGCCTCTGCGCCATCTGTTTGCTGACCAGGACCTGGTGAAGTCTCATGGCCTTATGAGCCTCAACTCAGTCAACTTCTCTAGAGTCATGATACAGCTCGCCCACTTCATCTATGCTTATCTCGAGCTCAGTGGAATGGAGCAGACTGACGCTGATGCAGCCCTGCCTGAGCTGGACGTGGTGGTTCCAACTGGAGGGGCAGGAAACATTGCAG cTGGCTACATCGTAAAGCAGATGGGCTTGCCCTTGAAACTGGTTGCCATGGTGAATTCTAATGACATAGTGCACAGGACAGTAACTACCGGGGACTTTTCCATGGCAGCTAATGTCACACAAACATTGGCCCCTGCTATAGACATCCAG GACCCGTACAACATGGAGCGAGTGTTCTGGCTGCTACTCGGCAGAAATGGAGCTTCAGTAAAGATCATGATGGAGGAGTTTCAACGTTCACATAGACACTCTCTGCCTGAAAACCACCGCAAACTG ctGTCGCAGGTTCTATCAACTGGCACAGTGACTGATGAAGGGATCCTGGAGATCATGAGGAGgtgctggaatgaaaatgaatatgTGCTTTGCCCTCATTCAGCTGTGGCTGTATGGCATCACTACCACTGTCCTCACAGCCCTGGGGTCAACAG GTGTTATGTTGCAACAGCATCTCCAGCCAAGTTTCAGGCAACAGTGCAGAGGGCGGGTCTGACCTTTGACCTGCCTGAAGAGGTACTGGCCTTGAACAAGCTGCCCACCCGTTACCAGAACCTGGAGCGGAGCCATAGCTGGTGCAAAGACTGGGAGGACAGACTGCGAGAGTTCATCCAGTCTGTGAGTGTAGTCAGGAAGAACGGAGGGACTTATTACACTGGAAACTGA
- the thnsl2 gene encoding threonine synthase-like 2 isoform X3 → MACEMKYCSTRGGVHGWDFRDVLFSGFAPDGGMFMPESLPVLSSDTLRCWKGLPYTKLVVEVASLFIPTQLIPRDDLEGTSGDTGGSAIQSAKGIPGLDVVVVYPRGRITPVQERHMISCVQDNIHVFAADGSSDDIDKPLRHLFADQDLVKSHGLMSLNSVNFSRVMIQLAHFIYAYLELSGMEQTDADAALPELDVVVPTGGAGNIAAGYIVKQMGLPLKLVAMVNSNDIVHRTVTTGDFSMAANVTQTLAPAIDIQDPYNMERVFWLLLGRNGASVKIMMEEFQRSHRHSLPENHRKLLSQVLSTGTVTDEGILEIMRRCWNENEYVLCPHSAVAVWHHYHCPHSPGVNRCYVATASPAKFQATVQRAGLTFDLPEEVLALNKLPTRYQNLERSHSWCKDWEDRLREFIQSVSVVRKNGGTYYTGN, encoded by the exons atg GCTTGCGAAATGAAGTACTGTAGTACTCGTGGTGGGGTCCATGGATGGGACTTCCGGGATGTACTGTTCTCAGGCTTCGCACCAGACGGAGGGATGTTCATGCCAGAGAGTTTGCCTGTACTTAGCTCAGACACCCTGAGGTGCTGGAAGGGGCTGCCTTACACTAAACTGGTGGTGGAGGTTGCCTCATTGTTCATTCCCACTCAGTTGATCCCCAGAGATGATCTTGAAG GTACATCAGGGGACACTGGTGGCTCAGCCATCCAGAGTGCAAAAGGTATCCCTGGGTTGGATGTGGTGGTGGTTTACCCCCGAGGACGCATCACTCCAGTACAAGAGAGACACATGATCTCCTGCGTGCAGGATAATATCCATGTGTTTGCAG cGGACGGCAGCTCAGATGACATAGACAAGCCTCTGCGCCATCTGTTTGCTGACCAGGACCTGGTGAAGTCTCATGGCCTTATGAGCCTCAACTCAGTCAACTTCTCTAGAGTCATGATACAGCTCGCCCACTTCATCTATGCTTATCTCGAGCTCAGTGGAATGGAGCAGACTGACGCTGATGCAGCCCTGCCTGAGCTGGACGTGGTGGTTCCAACTGGAGGGGCAGGAAACATTGCAG cTGGCTACATCGTAAAGCAGATGGGCTTGCCCTTGAAACTGGTTGCCATGGTGAATTCTAATGACATAGTGCACAGGACAGTAACTACCGGGGACTTTTCCATGGCAGCTAATGTCACACAAACATTGGCCCCTGCTATAGACATCCAG GACCCGTACAACATGGAGCGAGTGTTCTGGCTGCTACTCGGCAGAAATGGAGCTTCAGTAAAGATCATGATGGAGGAGTTTCAACGTTCACATAGACACTCTCTGCCTGAAAACCACCGCAAACTG ctGTCGCAGGTTCTATCAACTGGCACAGTGACTGATGAAGGGATCCTGGAGATCATGAGGAGgtgctggaatgaaaatgaatatgTGCTTTGCCCTCATTCAGCTGTGGCTGTATGGCATCACTACCACTGTCCTCACAGCCCTGGGGTCAACAG GTGTTATGTTGCAACAGCATCTCCAGCCAAGTTTCAGGCAACAGTGCAGAGGGCGGGTCTGACCTTTGACCTGCCTGAAGAGGTACTGGCCTTGAACAAGCTGCCCACCCGTTACCAGAACCTGGAGCGGAGCCATAGCTGGTGCAAAGACTGGGAGGACAGACTGCGAGAGTTCATCCAGTCTGTGAGTGTAGTCAGGAAGAACGGAGGGACTTATTACACTGGAAACTGA
- the thnsl2 gene encoding threonine synthase-like 2 isoform X2 — MKYCSTRGGVHGWDFRDVLFSGFAPDGGMFMPESLPVLSSDTLRCWKGLPYTKLVVEVASLFIPTQLIPRDDLEVLVGEALSGFSVPEVVRIVRLKNGLFVLELFHGDTLAFKDLAMTCTVRFLDYFLRKENRRAMVVVGTSGDTGGSAIQSAKGIPGLDVVVVYPRGRITPVQERHMISCVQDNIHVFAADGSSDDIDKPLRHLFADQDLVKSHGLMSLNSVNFSRVMIQLAHFIYAYLELSGMEQTDADAALPELDVVVPTGGAGNIAAGYIVKQMGLPLKLVAMVNSNDIVHRTVTTGDFSMAANVTQTLAPAIDIQDPYNMERVFWLLLGRNGASVKIMMEEFQRSHRHSLPENHRKLLSQVLSTGTVTDEGILEIMRRCWNENEYVLCPHSAVAVWHHYHCPHSPGVNRCYVATASPAKFQATVQRAGLTFDLPEEVLALNKLPTRYQNLERSHSWCKDWEDRLREFIQSVSVVRKNGGTYYTGN; from the exons ATGAAGTACTGTAGTACTCGTGGTGGGGTCCATGGATGGGACTTCCGGGATGTACTGTTCTCAGGCTTCGCACCAGACGGAGGGATGTTCATGCCAGAGAGTTTGCCTGTACTTAGCTCAGACACCCTGAGGTGCTGGAAGGGGCTGCCTTACACTAAACTGGTGGTGGAGGTTGCCTCATTGTTCATTCCCACTCAGTTGATCCCCAGAGATGATCTTGAAG TCCTAGTGGGTGAAGCCCTGTCTGGTTTCTCTGTGCCTGAGGTTGTCAGAATTGTCCGACTGAAGAACGGTTTGTTTGTCTTGGAGCTCTTTCATGGAGACACCTTGGCCTTTAAGGACTTAGCTATGACCTGCACTGTGCGCTTCCTCGACTACTTCCTGCGAAAAGAGAATCGCAGAGCTATGGTCGTTGTag GTACATCAGGGGACACTGGTGGCTCAGCCATCCAGAGTGCAAAAGGTATCCCTGGGTTGGATGTGGTGGTGGTTTACCCCCGAGGACGCATCACTCCAGTACAAGAGAGACACATGATCTCCTGCGTGCAGGATAATATCCATGTGTTTGCAG cGGACGGCAGCTCAGATGACATAGACAAGCCTCTGCGCCATCTGTTTGCTGACCAGGACCTGGTGAAGTCTCATGGCCTTATGAGCCTCAACTCAGTCAACTTCTCTAGAGTCATGATACAGCTCGCCCACTTCATCTATGCTTATCTCGAGCTCAGTGGAATGGAGCAGACTGACGCTGATGCAGCCCTGCCTGAGCTGGACGTGGTGGTTCCAACTGGAGGGGCAGGAAACATTGCAG cTGGCTACATCGTAAAGCAGATGGGCTTGCCCTTGAAACTGGTTGCCATGGTGAATTCTAATGACATAGTGCACAGGACAGTAACTACCGGGGACTTTTCCATGGCAGCTAATGTCACACAAACATTGGCCCCTGCTATAGACATCCAG GACCCGTACAACATGGAGCGAGTGTTCTGGCTGCTACTCGGCAGAAATGGAGCTTCAGTAAAGATCATGATGGAGGAGTTTCAACGTTCACATAGACACTCTCTGCCTGAAAACCACCGCAAACTG ctGTCGCAGGTTCTATCAACTGGCACAGTGACTGATGAAGGGATCCTGGAGATCATGAGGAGgtgctggaatgaaaatgaatatgTGCTTTGCCCTCATTCAGCTGTGGCTGTATGGCATCACTACCACTGTCCTCACAGCCCTGGGGTCAACAG GTGTTATGTTGCAACAGCATCTCCAGCCAAGTTTCAGGCAACAGTGCAGAGGGCGGGTCTGACCTTTGACCTGCCTGAAGAGGTACTGGCCTTGAACAAGCTGCCCACCCGTTACCAGAACCTGGAGCGGAGCCATAGCTGGTGCAAAGACTGGGAGGACAGACTGCGAGAGTTCATCCAGTCTGTGAGTGTAGTCAGGAAGAACGGAGGGACTTATTACACTGGAAACTGA